A stretch of Plasmodium chabaudi chabaudi strain AS genome assembly, chromosome: 14 DNA encodes these proteins:
- a CDS encoding U4/U6.U5 tri-snRNP-associated protein 2, putative, which produces MPRKPEKKIKNDDDDGVVPKRRKNEKNKNSSETETNAKNNLNKREQIDNNINDKNESYNKTTKNNENDSINNTSDNNKIRVCPYLRTINRNLLDFDFEKLCSISLSNLHVYACLVCGIYFQGIGRGTYAYTHALEKNHYVFINLETCKTCCIPENYEIHDASLNDIKYFLKPVYNKEQVEHLCNNLILGKSLDGADFFPGCVGLNNLKHTDYCNVIIQLLCCIVPLRNMLLLYESKQNIAKNLIVVLAELLKKIYNPKNFKGVVSPHEFLQAVGIESKKNFKIGTKNDPLNFFLWIINKIHRHSEKKLQKKKKNIPNQTNKQNNLIDNNDISKNGHPKNDEGVKKSTSAKKDNNTAEQNKQDTNYESDKSSSHKKKKIKWMYDGVNIIDYCFDGELIIKTKKTKDDITEDGTNYDGINDTSGGTNSIGPNRNDNNSSQDEGDNEFSEDKNYIFKKTPFRTLSLKLPNPPIFKSTTESNIIPQVSIFELLTKYDGETETFLSDKAVPSTLIISKLPKYLIFTIQRFSKNNFFTEKNGTIVNFVIKNLDMKDYVHQDYLDQNPVTKYNLVANIFHSGTVTNGSYKIHVLQQATNEWYEIEDLHVISILPQLVLLPESCIQLYQRQDVQLNGEIL; this is translated from the coding sequence ATGCCGAGAAAacctgaaaaaaaaataaaaaatgatgatgatgatggAGTAGTGCCAAAAAGAaggaaaaatgaaaaaaataagaattcATCGGAAACTGAAActaatgcaaaaaataatttaaacaaaaGAGAACaaattgataataatataaatgacaAAAACgaatcatataataaaacaaccAAGAATAATGAAAACGATAGTATTAATAATACTAGTGACAATAATAAGATTAGAGTATGTCCTTATTTAAGAACAATAAATAGAAATTTACTTGATTttgattttgaaaaattatgtagTATTTCTTTGTCCAATTTACatgtatatgcatgttTAGTATGTggcatatattttcaagGAATCGGAAGAGGAACCTATGCATATACTCACGCATTAGAAAAAAACcattatgtttttataaatttagaaaCATGCAAAACTTGTTGTATTCctgaaaattatgaaatcCATGATGCATcattaaatgatataaaatattttttaaaacctgtttataataaagaGCAAGTAGAGcatttatgtaataatttaattttgggAAAATCTTTAGACGGTGCTGATTTTTTCCCAGGGTGTGTTggtttaaataatttaaagcATACAGATTATTGTAATGTAATTATACAATTATTATGTTGTATTGTACCTTTAAGaaatatgttattattatatgaaagtAAGCAAAATAttgcaaaaaatttaatagttGTTTTAGCAGAactgttaaaaaaaatatacaatccaaaaaattttaaaggaGTTGTATCGCCTCATGAATTTTTACAAGCAGTAGGTATtgaatcaaaaaaaaactttaaaATTGGTACAAAGAATGATCCattaaacttttttttatggattattaataaaattcatagacattcagaaaaaaaattacaaaaaaaaaaaaaaaatatacccAATCAAACAAACAAGCAAAATAATCTAATAGATAATAACGATATTTCGAAAAATGGGCACCccaaaaatgatgaaggTGTAAAAAAATCTACTAGCGCCAAAAAGGATAATAATACTGcagaacaaaataaacaagATACAAATTATGAATCAGATAAAAGTAGTAGCCataagaaaaagaaaataaaatggatGTATGATGGagtaaatattattgattATTGTTTTGATGGAGAGTTGATTAttaaaactaaaaaaacaaaagatgATATAACAGAGGATGGTACGAATTATGACGGGATAAATGACACTTCAGGAGGCACTAATTCCATAGGCCCTAACcgaaatgataataatagtagtCAAGATGAAGGGGATAATGAATTTAGTGAAGACAaaaactatatatttaagaaAACCCCATTCCGTACTTTATCTTTAAAATTACCTAATCCTCCAATATTTAAAAGCACAACCGAAAGTAATATAATACCTCAAGTATCTATTTTTGAgttattaacaaaatatgatgGAGAAACAGAAACTTTTTTATCAGATAAAGCAGTCCCAAGTAcattaattatttcaaaattaccaaaatatttaatttttaccATACAAagattttcaaaaaataatttttttacagaaaaaaatggaactattgttaattttgttatcaAAAATCTTGATATGAAAGATTATGTACATCAAGATTATCTTGACCAAAACCCagtaacaaaatataatttagttgcaaatatatttcatagtGGTACTGTTACTAATGGctcatataaaatacatgTTTTACAACAAGCTACAAATGAATGGTATGAAATCGAAGATCTACATGTTATTTCGATTTTGCCACAACTTGTTTTATTACCAGAGTCATGTATTCAATTATATCAGCGTCAAGATGTTCAGCTAAATGGAGAGATACTATAA
- a CDS encoding DNA replication licensing factor MCM4, putative, producing MGTPRRRPAQNNNSYIQNSPSIFGTNNEIFGSNFMHTPVSSRRTKNSKSFLNSMLNESKYLNQSNTGSQFLRYGHTPLAIRRIKCARADIGDVGREAFMEDVESGRLPHFIDSNLEQIKELFNQFFDEFNITNYSDVLQFTDEDRSITEYILLNRDNLKVYLAYYGWKMIKFIETGRQNECKLNNCNDDENDTDGVKALDHIKSFEVDLTHIYFFNKKLYKLIIEYPSDCISEIDKIISAKYNSLMSLVLEGETQSGSPGMHNGNNINDMNGNINKQDYCRVRFFNKRHKDTPRKLGPNQIETLVCIKGVIIRCSNIIPEMTMAAFKCTSKKRIGVNNYEKCNEEVYEHVIQGEVQEPLTCNNCNNKNTFELWHNNCCFSSKQLIKLSEVTEHLKQGETPQSISVYAYDDLIDYTKPGDNVELTGILKASPVRLNPRSRCYNSVHRTYINVVHIKKENKQKMKLTEQNNTSSVILNRNEDGTVEDNLEKLNEQGNISFTSEVVQRMEKLSKDPNIYQRLVDSIAPSIYGRDDIKKGLLCQLFGGSKITDKFKNKYRSEIHILLCGDPSTAKSQLLHYVHKLSPRGIYTSGKGSSSVGLTAFISKDSETKEYILESGAVVLSDKGICCIDEFDKMDDSARAILHEVMEQQTVTIAKAGIVATLNARTSILASANPINSRYDKNKAVVENINLPPSLFSRFDLIYLVIDQANEHEDKKLAAVLCKNFSYQEEDEEEEEEDEESDNNDEDFGELSIQKNSKHYLIDANTLALYIAYCRITCNPIISLESKKIIIDEYIKMRCKEGTKSPTASPRQLEGLVRLSQSLAKMKLKNVVTPEEANEAVRLMNIATFQSLIDPLSGRIDFDQVNLGQTSQHKKKADLIKDLILNALVLKNMSKDELLVHCQEAIMNDRTQGAAMDRKSFEEAFHDLEKSQEITRLCSGLYKK from the coding sequence ATGGGAACCCCTAGGAGGAGACCAGCTCAAAATAACAATTCCTATATACAGAATTCGCCGAGTATTTTTGGGACTAACAATGAGATATTTGGAAGCAATTTTATGCACACTCCAGTATCTAGTAGGCGAACAAAGAATAGCAAGAGctttttaaatagtatGCTAAATGAATCGAAATATTTGAATCAAAGTAACACAGGCTCACAATTTCTTAGATATGGCCACACACCCTTAGCAATTAGAAGAATAAAATGTGCAAGAGCTGATATAGGAGATGTAGGTAGAGAAGCATTTATGGAAGATGTTGAATCAGGAAGATTACCTCATTTTATAGATAGTAATTTAGAACAGATAAAAGAATTGTTTAATCAGTTTTTCGATGAGTTTAATATAACAAACTATAGTGATGTATTACAATTTACAGATGAAGATCGAAGTATAACTgaatacatattattaaatcgAGATAACttaaaagtatatttaGCATATTATGGAtggaaaatgataaaatttattgaaaCAGGTCGACAAAATGAatgtaaattaaataactgtaatgatgatgaaaatgatactGATGGTGTAAAAGCTTTAGATCATATTAAATCTTTCGAAGTTGATTtaacacacatatatttttttaataaaaaattatataaattaattattgaATATCCTTCAGATTGTATAAGTGAAAtagataaaattataagtgcaaaatataattctcTTATGTCTCTTGTACTTGAGGGGGAAACACAATCTGGATCCCCTGGTATGCAcaatggaaataatataaatgatatgaacggtaatattaataaacaaGATTATTGTAGAgttcgtttttttaataaaagacATAAGGATACTCCTCGAAAATTGGGCCCAAATCAAATCGAAACTTTAGTTTGCATAAAGGGAGTTATTATCAGATGCTCCAATATTATTCCTGAAATGACTATGGCTGCTTTTAAATGTacatcaaaaaaaagaattggagtaaataattatgaaaaatgtaatGAAGAAGTTTATGAACATGTTATACAAGGAGAAGTACAAGAACCATTGACTTGtaataattgtaataataaaaatactttCGAATTATGGCATAATAATTGTTGTTTTTCATCTAAgcaattaataaaattaagtgAAGTTACAGAACATTTAAAACAAGGAGAAACACCACAATCTATATctgtatatgcatatgatGATTTAATAGATTATACGAAACCAGGTGATAATGTAGAATTAACAGGTATATTAAAAGCATCTCCTGTTCGTTTAAACCCTAGATCAAGATGTTACAATAGTGTTCATAGGACCTATATAAATGTTgtacatattaaaaaagaaaacaaacaaaaaatgaaattaacTGAGCAAAATAATACCTCATCTGTAATATTAAATCGTAATGAAGATGGAACTGTAGAAgataatttagaaaaattaaacgAACAaggaaatatatcatttactTCAGAAGTTGTACAAAGAATGGAAAAATTAAGTAAAGATccaaatatttatcaaagATTAGTAGATTCTATAGCACCATCAATTTATGGTAGAGATGACATTAAAAAAGGTTTATTATGTCAATTATTTGGTGGAAGCAAAATTACagataaatttaaaaataaatacagatcagaaatacatatattactTTGTGGTGATCCATCAACTGCTAAATCACAACTATTGCATTATGTACATAAACTATCTCCTCGTGGAATATATACAAGTGGTAAAGGTAGCAGTAGTGTAGGTTTAACAGCATTTATATCAAAAGATTCAGAAacaaaagaatatattctAGAATCTGGTGCTGTTGTTTTATCTGATAAAGGAATATGTTGTATTGAcgaatttgataaaatggATGATTCAGCAAGAGCTATTTTACATGAAGTTATGGAACAACAAACAGTTACAATAGCCAAAGCAGGTATTGTGGCTACACTAAATGCCCGTACCTCAATCTTAGCATCTGCTAATCCAATTAATAGTAGATATGATAAAAACAAAGCTGttgttgaaaatattaatttaccaccatctttattttcaagatttgatttaatatatcttgTAATTGATCAAGCTAATGAGCatgaagataaaaaattagcTGCCGTACTTTGCAAAAATTTTTCTTATCAAGAAGAAGATGAGGAAGAAGAAGAGGAAGATGAAGAATCTGATAACAATGATGAGGATTTTGGAGAATTAAGTAtccaaaaaaattcaaaacaCTATCTAATCGATGCAAATACATTAGctttatatatagcatATTGCCGTATAACATGTAATCCAATAATTTCTTTagaaagtaaaaaaattattattgatgagtatataaaaatgagaTGTAAAGAAGGAACAAAATCACCTACAGCTAGCCCTCGACAATTAGAAGGTTTAGTTAGATTAAGCCAAAGTTTagcaaaaatgaaattaaaaaatgttgtaaCACCTGAAGAAGCAAATGAAGCAGTACGATTAATGAATATAGCTACTTTCCAAAGTTTAATAGATCCACTAAGTGGTAGAATAGATTTCGATCAAGTCAATTTGGGACAAACTTCTCAACATAAGAAAAAAGCAGATTTAATCAAAGATCTTATATTAAATGCtcttgttttaaaaaatatgtcgAAAGATGAATTGCTAGTACATTGTCAGGAAGCTATTATGAATGATAGAACCCAAGGAGCAGCAATGGATAGAAAATCATTTGAAGAAGCTTTTCATGATTTAGAAAAGTCACAAGAAATTACACGATTATGTTCTGGATTGTATAAGAAATAG